A genomic stretch from Roseovarius nanhaiticus includes:
- a CDS encoding NADH-quinone oxidoreductase subunit C, translating into MTEALKELGNHIETKRKDCVLGWSVAHGELTVDVALSNIKGLVDFLKTDSTCRFSSLVDITAVDYPERAKRFDVVYHFLSMYQNQRIRLRVAARMEDMVPSITDIHPSANWFEREVFDMFGILFSGHPDLRRILTDYGFRGHPLRKDFPTTGYTEVRYDENKKRVVYEPVSLVQEYRQFDFMSPWEGAEYVLPGDEKTEEKKEGAK; encoded by the coding sequence ATGACCGAAGCGCTCAAGGAACTGGGCAACCACATCGAGACGAAGCGCAAGGATTGCGTGCTGGGATGGTCCGTTGCGCACGGAGAGCTGACCGTTGATGTCGCGCTGAGCAATATCAAGGGCTTGGTCGATTTTCTGAAGACCGACAGCACCTGCCGTTTTTCGTCATTGGTGGACATCACCGCCGTGGATTACCCCGAGCGGGCCAAGCGGTTCGACGTGGTCTATCATTTCCTCAGCATGTACCAGAACCAGCGCATCCGCCTGCGCGTAGCGGCACGGATGGAGGATATGGTCCCGTCGATCACCGACATTCATCCTTCGGCCAACTGGTTCGAGCGTGAAGTGTTCGACATGTTCGGCATCCTCTTTTCCGGCCATCCGGACCTGCGCCGCATCCTCACCGATTATGGCTTTCGCGGCCATCCGCTGCGCAAGGATTTCCCGACCACGGGCTATACCGAGGTGCGCTATGACGAGAACAAGAAGCGCGTTGTCTATGAGCCGGTAAGCCTCGTTCAGGAATACCGCCAGTTCGACTTCATGTCGCCATGGGAGGGGGCCGAATACGTCCTGCCCGGCGATGAGAAGACCGAAGAGAAGAAAGAGGGGGCGAAGTGA
- a CDS encoding NADH-quinone oxidoreductase subunit D, whose product MDGDIRTNTYDDGSRDFESGEQQIRNFNINFGPQHPAAHGVLRLVLELDGEIVERCDPHIGLLHRGTEKLMESRTYLQNLPYLDRLDYVAPMNQEHAWCLAIERLCNIEVPRRASLIRVLYSEIGRILSHLLNVTTQAMDVGALTPPLWGFEEREKLMIFYERACGARLHAAYFRPGGVHQDLPGDLLDDIEAWAKEFPKVMDDIDGLLTENRIFKQRNADIGVVSEQDALDWGFSGVMVRGSGMAWDLRRAQPYECYDEFDFQIPVGKNGDCYDRYLVRMEEMRQSTSIILQAIEKLRAPEGRGDILARGKITPPKRSDMKTSMEALIHHFKLYTEGFHVPEGEVYAAVEAPKGEFGVYMVSDGTNKPYRAKLRAPGYLHLQAMDYLASGHQLADVAAIIGTMDVVFGEIDR is encoded by the coding sequence ATGGACGGCGATATCCGCACCAACACGTATGATGACGGATCGCGCGATTTTGAATCGGGTGAGCAGCAGATCCGCAACTTCAACATCAACTTCGGCCCGCAACACCCTGCTGCGCATGGCGTTCTTCGCCTCGTGCTCGAGCTGGACGGCGAGATTGTCGAACGGTGTGATCCGCATATCGGGCTGCTGCATCGTGGCACCGAAAAGCTGATGGAAAGCCGGACCTACCTGCAGAACCTGCCCTATCTCGATCGCCTCGATTACGTGGCGCCGATGAACCAGGAGCATGCTTGGTGCCTCGCCATCGAGCGCCTGTGCAATATCGAAGTGCCGCGCCGTGCCAGCCTCATCCGCGTGCTCTATTCCGAGATCGGCCGCATCCTCAGCCATCTGCTGAACGTCACAACTCAGGCGATGGACGTCGGTGCGCTGACCCCGCCTCTCTGGGGCTTTGAAGAGCGCGAAAAACTGATGATCTTCTACGAGCGGGCCTGCGGCGCGCGCCTGCACGCGGCCTATTTCCGGCCCGGCGGCGTGCATCAGGATCTGCCTGGCGATCTGCTCGACGATATCGAGGCCTGGGCCAAGGAATTCCCGAAGGTCATGGACGATATCGACGGCCTTCTGACTGAAAACCGCATTTTCAAACAGCGCAACGCTGATATCGGCGTCGTGTCCGAACAGGACGCGCTGGATTGGGGGTTTTCGGGTGTCATGGTGCGCGGCAGCGGCATGGCGTGGGATCTGCGCCGGGCGCAACCCTATGAATGCTATGACGAATTCGACTTTCAGATCCCGGTCGGCAAGAACGGCGACTGCTATGATCGCTATCTCGTCCGCATGGAGGAGATGCGCCAATCGACCAGCATCATCCTGCAGGCCATCGAGAAACTGCGTGCCCCCGAGGGCCGCGGCGATATTCTGGCGCGGGGCAAGATCACCCCGCCCAAGCGCAGCGACATGAAGACGTCGATGGAGGCTCTGATCCATCACTTCAAACTTTATACCGAGGGTTTCCATGTTCCCGAGGGCGAGGTTTATGCCGCCGTCGAGGCGCCCAAGGGCGAGTTCGGCGTCTATATGGTGAGCGACGGCACCAACAAGCCCTACCGCGCCAAGCTGCGCGCGCCTGGATACCTGCATTTGCAGGCGATGGACTATCTGGCCAGCGGTCACCAATTGGCCGATGTGGCCGCGATCATCGGCACGATGGACGTCGTGTTCGGCGAGATCGACCGTTGA
- a CDS encoding NADH-quinone oxidoreductase subunit E yields the protein MLRRLHHEQPESFAFTPANQAWAEAQITKYPEGRQASAIIPLLWRAQEQEGWLTRPAIEGVADMLGMAYMRAVEVASFYFMFQLHPVGSVANIQVCGTTSCMICGAEDLVAVCREKIADKPHTLSADGKFSWEEVECLGACANAPMAQIGKDYYEDLSARRLGEIIDELAAGKVPTPGPQTGRFASEPASGLTSLKEFDSGHKQYNASVQLATDLGETIKRIDGTEVPLLAPWRDKGASHQPAKPNVKVLDAPLDIVKETGRIDADKAAKGDAAKSKAKPDEGTVAKAPKGEPGPENAPTAKTSDASSKAPQVKGDTAGAPGDAKPADTQAETGKKPEVLDKARGGKPDNLKLIKGVGPKLEKLLHSLGFFHFDQIAAWTPEERAWVDEKLEGFKGRASRDDWTGQAKTLASGGTTDFAKRVKKGDVYD from the coding sequence ATGCTACGCCGCCTCCACCACGAACAGCCCGAGAGTTTTGCCTTTACGCCTGCCAATCAGGCATGGGCCGAAGCGCAGATCACCAAGTATCCCGAGGGCCGCCAGGCCAGCGCGATCATCCCTCTTCTGTGGCGCGCACAGGAGCAGGAGGGCTGGTTGACCCGGCCCGCCATCGAGGGCGTGGCCGATATGCTGGGCATGGCCTATATGCGGGCGGTCGAGGTGGCGTCGTTCTACTTCATGTTCCAGCTGCATCCCGTTGGAAGTGTTGCAAATATTCAGGTTTGCGGTACCACATCCTGCATGATCTGCGGCGCCGAGGATCTGGTGGCCGTGTGCCGCGAAAAGATCGCGGACAAGCCCCATACGCTGAGCGCCGATGGCAAGTTCAGCTGGGAAGAGGTGGAATGCCTTGGGGCCTGCGCGAACGCGCCGATGGCTCAGATTGGCAAGGATTACTACGAAGACCTCAGCGCCAGGCGTCTGGGCGAAATCATCGATGAGCTGGCTGCTGGCAAGGTTCCGACGCCCGGCCCGCAAACGGGACGGTTCGCATCCGAGCCGGCGTCGGGTCTGACGAGCCTCAAGGAGTTCGACAGCGGCCACAAGCAGTATAACGCCTCGGTACAACTTGCGACGGATCTGGGCGAGACGATCAAGCGTATCGATGGCACCGAGGTGCCACTGCTGGCGCCATGGCGCGACAAGGGCGCATCGCATCAGCCCGCCAAGCCCAACGTGAAGGTGTTGGATGCACCGCTGGACATCGTCAAGGAAACCGGCCGCATTGACGCGGACAAGGCGGCCAAAGGCGATGCCGCCAAATCCAAGGCGAAGCCGGACGAGGGCACTGTCGCAAAGGCACCAAAGGGTGAGCCGGGCCCCGAGAATGCGCCTACAGCCAAGACCTCTGACGCGTCGTCCAAGGCGCCGCAGGTCAAGGGTGATACCGCTGGTGCGCCGGGCGACGCCAAGCCCGCTGATACGCAGGCCGAGACCGGCAAGAAACCCGAGGTTCTGGACAAGGCCCGCGGCGGCAAGCCCGACAACCTCAAGCTGATCAAAGGCGTCGGGCCAAAGCTGGAAAAACTGCTGCATAGCCTCGGCTTTTTCCACTTTGATCAGATCGCGGCATGGACGCCGGAAGAACGGGCTTGGGTCGACGAGAAACTGGAAGGCTTCAAAGGGCGCGCATCGCGCGACGATTGGACAGGACAAGCAAAGACGCTGGCATCGGGCGGGACGACCGACTTTGCCAAGCGTGTCAAAAAAGGCGACGTTTACGACTGA
- a CDS encoding endonuclease, which yields MTTDDSAKKCASTCWYISVAVGLLLAIALLVGADWSLLWALLFGVVAFLIFGFVLPQLVCTKPIPRPLASATPEGSLVAGDPPAPAPGGDHALAASAAAATPPYFEDEREKDAAPQAHPITSEARKPKTAPDADGVQGADTGSAAKSAPKAKPMGETTTMGAKTAAESSEGKKPETLSAPRGGKADDLKMIKGVGPKLEIMLHGMGFYHYDQIANWSDEEIAWVDQNLQGFKGRATRDDWKGQAKTLASGGTTEFSSRASKGDLH from the coding sequence ATGACAACTGACGATTCCGCCAAGAAATGCGCCAGCACCTGCTGGTATATCTCAGTCGCCGTTGGCTTGCTGCTCGCCATTGCGCTGCTTGTGGGGGCTGACTGGTCGCTTCTTTGGGCGCTCCTTTTCGGGGTCGTGGCCTTCCTGATCTTCGGATTCGTTCTGCCGCAACTGGTCTGCACCAAGCCGATCCCGCGCCCTCTTGCCTCGGCCACACCCGAAGGCAGCCTTGTCGCGGGCGATCCGCCTGCGCCCGCTCCGGGCGGCGATCACGCGCTGGCGGCCTCGGCGGCTGCAGCGACCCCGCCTTACTTTGAGGACGAGCGCGAGAAGGACGCCGCGCCGCAAGCCCATCCGATAACGTCCGAGGCGCGCAAGCCCAAAACCGCGCCGGATGCGGATGGGGTCCAGGGTGCGGACACGGGCTCTGCAGCCAAGAGCGCACCCAAAGCCAAACCCATGGGCGAGACCACGACCATGGGTGCCAAGACTGCGGCGGAGTCGAGTGAAGGCAAGAAACCCGAGACGCTGAGTGCGCCGCGCGGCGGCAAGGCCGACGATCTCAAGATGATCAAGGGTGTCGGGCCCAAGCTGGAAATCATGCTGCACGGCATGGGCTTTTACCACTACGATCAGATCGCAAACTGGAGCGACGAGGAAATCGCCTGGGTCGATCAGAACCTGCAGGGGTTCAAAGGCCGCGCGACCCGTGACGACTGGAAAGGCCAAGCCAAGACGTTGGCCAGCGGCGGGACTACCGAGTTTTCAAGTCGCGCCTCCAAGGGCGACCTTCACTGA
- a CDS encoding DUF5337 domain-containing protein, with translation MSDSGRDQARAGRRAAIVIAVTAVLWVAATMIGTKFGLTQRELALFDLMALGGFLWAVWMIYNIWRARQDNQG, from the coding sequence ATGAGTGATAGCGGCCGCGATCAGGCCCGCGCAGGGCGCCGCGCCGCGATCGTGATTGCGGTCACGGCTGTCCTGTGGGTGGCCGCGACCATGATCGGGACTAAATTCGGACTGACCCAGCGAGAGCTGGCGCTTTTCGATCTGATGGCCCTCGGGGGATTCCTCTGGGCCGTCTGGATGATCTACAATATCTGGCGCGCGCGTCAGGACAATCAGGGGTAA
- the nuoF gene encoding NADH-quinone oxidoreductase subunit NuoF gives MLKDQDRIFTNLYGMHDRTLKGAQARGHWDGTAKILQNGRDWIVEQMKASGLRGRGGAGFPTGLKWSFMPKESDGRPSYLVVNADESEPGTCKDREIMRHDPHTLIEGCLIASYAMQAHACYIYIRGEYIREKEALQAAIDEAYDAGLVGRNACKSGFDFDIYLVHGAGAYICGEETALLESLEGKKGMPRMKPPFPAGAGLYGCPTTVNNVESIAVVPTILRRGPEWFAGFGRPNNAGTKLFAISGHVNNPCVVEEAMSITFEELIEKHCGGIRGGWDNLKAVIPGGSSVPCIRGEHMREAIMDFDYLREQRSGLGTAAVIVMDQSTDIIKAIWRLSKFYKHESCGQCTPCREGTGWMMRVMDRLVTGDAEPEEIDMLLDVTKQVEGHTICALGDAAAWPIQGLIRNFRDEIEDRIKHKRGTTSRPANAPVAAE, from the coding sequence ATGCTGAAAGACCAGGACCGTATCTTTACCAACCTTTACGGGATGCACGACCGCACGCTTAAAGGCGCGCAGGCACGTGGCCATTGGGATGGCACGGCCAAGATCCTGCAGAATGGCCGCGACTGGATCGTCGAGCAGATGAAGGCCAGCGGGCTGCGCGGACGCGGCGGGGCGGGCTTTCCCACGGGCCTCAAATGGTCGTTCATGCCCAAGGAAAGCGATGGCCGCCCCAGCTATCTGGTGGTCAACGCCGACGAGTCCGAGCCGGGTACCTGCAAGGACCGCGAGATCATGCGCCATGATCCGCATACCCTGATCGAGGGCTGCCTGATTGCCAGCTACGCAATGCAGGCGCATGCGTGCTACATCTACATTCGCGGCGAATATATCCGCGAGAAAGAGGCCCTTCAGGCAGCGATCGACGAGGCGTATGATGCCGGGCTCGTTGGCCGGAATGCCTGCAAATCGGGTTTCGACTTCGACATCTACCTTGTCCACGGCGCCGGCGCCTATATCTGCGGCGAAGAGACCGCATTGCTGGAATCGCTTGAGGGCAAGAAGGGCATGCCGCGCATGAAGCCGCCCTTCCCGGCAGGAGCGGGCCTTTACGGCTGCCCGACGACGGTCAATAACGTGGAATCCATCGCGGTCGTTCCGACGATCCTGCGGCGCGGGCCGGAGTGGTTCGCAGGCTTTGGCCGCCCCAACAATGCGGGCACCAAGCTGTTTGCGATCTCGGGTCATGTGAACAACCCTTGCGTCGTCGAAGAGGCGATGAGCATCACCTTCGAAGAGCTGATCGAAAAGCATTGCGGGGGCATTCGCGGCGGCTGGGACAATCTCAAGGCGGTCATCCCCGGCGGCTCGTCCGTGCCCTGCATTCGCGGCGAGCATATGCGCGAGGCGATCATGGATTTTGACTATCTGCGCGAGCAGCGCAGTGGCCTCGGGACCGCTGCGGTGATCGTGATGGATCAGTCGACCGATATCATCAAGGCGATCTGGCGCCTCAGCAAGTTCTACAAGCACGAAAGCTGCGGCCAGTGCACGCCTTGCCGCGAGGGGACCGGCTGGATGATGCGCGTGATGGATCGCCTGGTGACCGGCGATGCGGAGCCTGAAGAGATCGACATGTTGCTGGATGTGACCAAGCAGGTCGAGGGGCACACGATCTGCGCGCTGGGGGATGCGGCGGCGTGGCCCATTCAGGGTCTTATCCGTAACTTCCGGGACGAGATCGAAGACCGCATCAAGCACAAGCGCGGGACGACATCGCGCCCGGCGAACGCGCCCGTGGCGGCCGAATGA
- a CDS encoding DUF5333 domain-containing protein: MRIVTTTILALAVSAGASSAQAGLADERDINAGLLAVAAADKIRRECGDLSGKFWAARSYVNQLKGMASERGYTEAEIDAYVNDDAEQAKMRERRNAYFKSKGASNLDAASLCRLGQDEIKNRSRIGSFLKAK; encoded by the coding sequence ATGCGCATTGTGACCACGACTATTCTCGCCCTCGCCGTTTCCGCCGGTGCAAGCTCGGCCCAAGCCGGGCTGGCTGACGAGCGGGACATCAACGCCGGGCTTCTGGCCGTTGCCGCCGCCGACAAGATCCGCCGCGAGTGTGGCGATTTGTCTGGCAAGTTCTGGGCGGCGCGCAGCTACGTGAACCAACTCAAGGGGATGGCCTCCGAGCGGGGCTATACCGAGGCGGAAATCGACGCCTATGTGAATGACGACGCCGAGCAGGCCAAGATGCGCGAGCGGCGCAACGCCTACTTCAAATCCAAGGGGGCGAGCAATCTGGACGCCGCCAGCCTCTGCCGCCTCGGCCAGGACGAAATCAAGAACCGCAGCCGCATCGGCTCATTCCTGAAAGCAAAGTGA
- the nuoG gene encoding NADH-quinone oxidoreductase subunit NuoG — MTNLRKVNIDGTEIEVDGAMTLIQACEQAGVEIPRFCYHERLSIAGNCRMCLVEVVGGPPKPAASCAMQVRDLRPGKDGEPPMVRTNSPMVKKAREGVMEFLLINHPLDCPICDQGGECDLQDQAMAYGVDFSRFREPKRATEDLDLGPLVETHMTRCISCTRCVRFTTEVAGISQMGQTGRGEDAEITSYLGETLDSNMQGNIIDLCPVGALVSKPYAFTARPWELTKTETIDVMDALGSNIRVDTKGREVMRMLPRNHDGVNEEWISDKTRFVWDGLRRQRLDTPYIRENGKLRPASWPEALSAAATAMKGKKVAGLVGDLVPVEAAFALKQLIEGQGGHVECRTDGAKLPAGNRSAYVGTARIEDLDDAGSVTIIGSNPAIEAPVLNARIRKGWLRGGTVSLIGEACELTYEYDHAGEDRAALEKMVTNAEKSDGKSIVIVGQGALQEADGEAVLAHAMQLVEKTGGKLMVLHTAAGRVGAMDAGCTTDGGLEAALEGAEVIYNLGSDETEIKDGPFVIYQGSHGDRGAHRADLILPGAAYTEEQGLFVNTEGRPQLALRANFAPGDAKENWAILRALSGELDATLPYDSLPQLRQALVAEVPHLAQIDQVAENDWQPLEAKAMGKATFRSAIKDHYLTNPVARASQLMAELSANAKARRAPKLAAE; from the coding sequence ATGACGAACCTTCGCAAAGTGAACATCGACGGAACCGAGATCGAGGTGGATGGGGCGATGACCCTTATTCAGGCTTGTGAGCAGGCAGGCGTGGAAATCCCGCGTTTTTGCTATCACGAGCGTCTGTCGATCGCCGGCAACTGCCGCATGTGCCTTGTGGAGGTTGTCGGCGGTCCGCCGAAGCCCGCGGCAAGCTGCGCCATGCAGGTGCGCGATCTGCGCCCCGGCAAGGACGGTGAGCCGCCGATGGTGCGCACCAACTCGCCCATGGTCAAGAAGGCCCGTGAAGGGGTGATGGAGTTCCTGCTGATCAACCACCCGCTCGATTGCCCGATCTGCGACCAGGGCGGCGAGTGCGACCTGCAGGATCAGGCGATGGCGTATGGCGTCGACTTCAGCCGCTTCCGCGAGCCCAAGCGCGCAACCGAGGATCTGGACCTTGGTCCCTTGGTCGAGACGCATATGACGCGCTGCATTTCCTGCACCCGCTGCGTGCGCTTTACCACCGAAGTCGCGGGTATTTCCCAGATGGGCCAGACCGGCCGCGGCGAAGATGCCGAGATCACGTCCTATCTGGGCGAGACGCTGGACAGCAACATGCAGGGCAACATCATCGATCTGTGCCCCGTCGGCGCGCTGGTCTCCAAGCCCTATGCCTTTACCGCCCGCCCCTGGGAGCTGACCAAGACCGAGACGATCGACGTCATGGACGCTCTGGGCAGCAATATCCGCGTCGATACCAAGGGCCGTGAAGTCATGCGCATGCTGCCGCGCAACCATGACGGCGTGAACGAGGAATGGATTTCCGACAAGACGCGTTTCGTCTGGGATGGCTTGCGCCGCCAGCGTCTGGACACGCCCTATATCCGCGAAAACGGCAAGTTGCGCCCCGCAAGCTGGCCCGAGGCGCTGAGCGCCGCGGCGACCGCCATGAAGGGCAAGAAGGTGGCCGGCCTCGTCGGTGATCTGGTCCCGGTCGAGGCGGCCTTTGCGCTGAAACAGCTGATCGAGGGGCAGGGAGGCCATGTCGAGTGCCGCACGGATGGGGCAAAGCTGCCCGCGGGCAATCGCTCGGCCTATGTCGGCACGGCGCGGATCGAGGATCTGGATGATGCGGGCAGCGTCACAATCATCGGCTCGAACCCCGCCATCGAGGCGCCGGTTCTGAACGCGCGCATCCGCAAGGGGTGGCTGCGCGGAGGCACGGTGAGCCTGATCGGCGAAGCTTGCGAGCTGACCTATGAGTACGATCACGCGGGCGAGGATCGCGCCGCGCTTGAAAAGATGGTGACGAACGCCGAGAAGAGCGACGGCAAATCTATCGTGATCGTAGGGCAGGGTGCCTTGCAGGAGGCCGATGGCGAGGCGGTTCTGGCCCATGCGATGCAGCTGGTCGAAAAGACCGGCGGCAAGCTGATGGTGCTGCACACCGCCGCAGGCCGCGTCGGCGCGATGGATGCGGGCTGCACCACCGACGGCGGGCTCGAGGCCGCGCTTGAGGGGGCCGAGGTGATCTACAACCTCGGTTCGGACGAAACCGAGATCAAGGACGGGCCATTCGTGATCTATCAGGGCAGCCACGGGGATCGGGGCGCGCACCGCGCCGACCTAATCCTGCCCGGCGCCGCCTATACCGAAGAGCAGGGCCTTTTCGTCAACACCGAAGGGCGCCCGCAGCTGGCGCTGCGCGCCAATTTCGCGCCCGGCGATGCCAAGGAAAACTGGGCGATCCTGCGCGCGCTCTCGGGCGAGCTGGATGCGACGCTGCCGTATGACAGCCTGCCGCAACTCCGCCAGGCGCTGGTCGCCGAGGTCCCGCATCTGGCGCAGATCGATCAGGTGGCCGAGAACGATTGGCAGCCTTTGGAGGCAAAGGCGATGGGCAAGGCGACCTTCCGCAGCGCGATCAAGGATCACTACCTGACCAACCCGGTCGCCCGCGCGAGCCAGCTCATGGCCGAGCTGAGCGCCAACGCCAAAGCGCGGCGCGCGCCCAAGCTGGCGGCGGAATAA
- the nuoH gene encoding NADH-quinone oxidoreductase subunit NuoH — protein MAEFFTTPLGTVLLIFAQCLAMLGFVMVSLLFLVYGDRKIWAAVQMRRGPNVVGVFGLLQSVADALKYVLKEVVVPAGADKTVFIMAPIVSFVLAVIAWAVIPMNEGWVLSDINVAILYVFAVSSLEVYGVIMGGWASNSKYPFLGSLRSAAQMISYEVSLGLIIVGIIISTGSLNFGDIVAAQDTAYGFFGWYWLPHLPMVFLFFISALAETNRPPFDLPEAESELVAGYQVEYSATPFLLFMAGEYIAIFLMCALTTLLFFGGWLSPIPGLPDGVLWMVGKMAFFFFLFAMVKAITPRYRYDQLMRIGWKVFLPMSLAWVVIIAFLAKFEVLGAFWARFAMGA, from the coding sequence ATGGCTGAATTCTTTACCACCCCGCTGGGGACCGTCCTGCTGATCTTTGCGCAGTGTCTTGCAATGCTGGGCTTTGTGATGGTCAGCCTTTTGTTCCTCGTCTATGGCGACCGCAAGATCTGGGCCGCCGTGCAGATGCGCCGGGGTCCGAACGTCGTGGGCGTCTTTGGCCTGCTGCAATCGGTGGCCGACGCGCTGAAATACGTGCTCAAGGAAGTGGTGGTGCCCGCCGGCGCGGACAAGACCGTGTTCATCATGGCGCCGATCGTCAGTTTTGTTCTTGCCGTCATCGCCTGGGCCGTGATTCCCATGAACGAGGGCTGGGTGCTTTCCGACATCAACGTCGCCATCCTCTACGTCTTCGCCGTCTCTTCGCTTGAGGTCTACGGCGTCATCATGGGCGGCTGGGCGTCCAACTCGAAATACCCGTTCCTCGGCTCGCTGCGCTCTGCGGCGCAGATGATCTCCTACGAGGTTAGCCTGGGTCTGATCATCGTCGGCATCATCATTTCGACCGGCAGCCTCAATTTCGGCGATATCGTCGCGGCGCAGGACACGGCCTATGGCTTCTTCGGCTGGTACTGGTTGCCGCATCTGCCGATGGTCTTCCTCTTCTTCATCTCGGCCCTGGCCGAAACGAACCGCCCGCCCTTCGACCTGCCCGAGGCCGAATCCGAATTGGTGGCCGGTTACCAGGTGGAGTATTCCGCGACGCCCTTCCTGCTCTTCATGGCGGGCGAGTATATTGCCATCTTCCTGATGTGCGCACTGACGACGCTGCTATTCTTCGGCGGCTGGCTGTCGCCGATCCCCGGCCTGCCCGATGGCGTGCTGTGGATGGTGGGCAAGATGGCGTTCTTCTTCTTCCTCTTCGCGATGGTCAAGGCGATCACGCCGCGCTACCGCTACGATCAGTTGATGCGTATCGGCTGGAAGGTGTTCCTGCCCATGTCGCTGGCTTGGGTCGTCATCATCGCCTTCCTCGCCAAGTTCGAAGTGCTGGGCGCTTTCTGGGCCCGCTTTGCGATGGGGGCCTGA
- a CDS encoding methyltransferase domain-containing protein — protein sequence MGIDYVLFDRLVELSTRFRPEGRTVMLGRQNFPIQTKHRHLYEKTLADHGIDARRFDFTQEDGFAETLMEKLGFGAMETMDFSDYEGAGILHDLNQKPEKNLENQFDLIFDGGTVEHVFNVPNALEGLFRMLKPGGRLISANGLNGWYGHGMYQFNPELVWTFWKRACNCNVLDCRAIPVEPGGAFGHVEFGDPAETGVRLRLKNQIGPGRTYLYYEIEKTAQSHLPDFALQSDYETRWNGAANAGKTRLDSETQATPIARS from the coding sequence ATGGGGATTGATTACGTCCTTTTCGACCGTCTGGTCGAGCTGAGCACAAGGTTCCGGCCCGAAGGCCGGACCGTGATGCTGGGACGTCAGAACTTCCCCATTCAGACCAAGCACCGTCACCTTTACGAGAAGACTTTGGCCGATCATGGCATCGACGCGCGCCGTTTCGACTTCACCCAAGAGGACGGCTTTGCCGAAACCTTGATGGAGAAGTTGGGCTTCGGTGCGATGGAGACCATGGATTTCTCGGATTACGAGGGGGCGGGCATTCTGCACGACCTCAACCAGAAGCCCGAGAAAAACCTCGAAAACCAGTTTGATCTGATCTTTGATGGCGGCACGGTCGAGCATGTGTTCAATGTGCCGAACGCCCTGGAGGGGCTTTTTCGGATGCTGAAGCCCGGCGGGCGGCTGATCTCGGCCAATGGGCTGAATGGCTGGTATGGCCACGGCATGTACCAGTTCAACCCCGAGCTGGTCTGGACCTTCTGGAAGCGCGCCTGCAATTGCAATGTGCTGGATTGCCGGGCCATTCCGGTGGAGCCGGGTGGCGCCTTCGGGCATGTGGAATTCGGCGACCCCGCCGAGACGGGCGTGCGCCTGCGGCTGAAGAACCAGATTGGTCCGGGACGCACATACCTTTATTACGAGATTGAGAAGACGGCGCAGTCGCACCTGCCGGATTTCGCGCTGCAAAGCGATTACGAGACCCGCTGGAACGGCGCCGCAAATGCCGGTAAGACGCGGCTGGACAGTGAGACTCAGGCAACCCCGATTGCGAGGAGCTGA
- the nuoI gene encoding NADH-quinone oxidoreductase subunit NuoI: protein MANIDYGRAAGYFLLSDVWKGLRLGLKYFFAPKATLNYPHEKGYLSPRFRGEHALRRYPNGEERCIACKLCEAICPAQAITIDAEPRDDGSRRTTRYDIDMTKCIYCGFCQEACPVDAIVEGPNFEFSTETREELFYDKDKLLENGDRWEAEIARNLELDAPYR, encoded by the coding sequence ATGGCGAATATCGATTATGGACGCGCAGCCGGTTACTTTCTGCTGAGCGATGTGTGGAAGGGCTTGCGCCTTGGCCTCAAGTATTTCTTTGCGCCCAAAGCGACGCTGAATTACCCGCACGAAAAGGGCTATCTCAGCCCGCGCTTTCGCGGCGAGCATGCCCTGCGCCGGTATCCCAACGGCGAAGAGCGCTGCATCGCCTGCAAGCTGTGCGAGGCGATCTGCCCCGCGCAGGCCATCACCATCGACGCCGAGCCGCGCGATGACGGAAGTCGCCGCACCACGCGCTACGACATCGACATGACGAAATGCATCTATTGCGGCTTCTGCCAGGAGGCTTGCCCCGTCGATGCCATCGTCGAAGGGCCCAACTTTGAATTCTCGACCGAGACCCGCGAAGAGCTGTTCTACGACAAGGACAAGCTTCTGGAGAACGGGGACCGCTGGGAAGCCGAGATCGCCCGCAACCTCGAGCTGGATGCGCCCTACCGATGA